Proteins encoded together in one Oncorhynchus masou masou isolate Uvic2021 chromosome 3, UVic_Omas_1.1, whole genome shotgun sequence window:
- the LOC135511816 gene encoding zinc finger protein 691-like: MASCNFQAQLVSVMEVLAKAAVAEINKRVADSCAVIRLEMTQSQRDIDVLKRKWQMMESELKKTRGRVRRKVFYPMASERSSYPVKIVLNKQSSSQWRDEELAVEEDSQPQSTDVEQRVETEPILIKDEETAEDVWKTDPQEGLRITGEESGSKPGKPPSFEQQHCDEDFITQPSMSPEDSVEHYPKSDRPEEPGTPRLASTEVFRTEQHRPAKDEDSLELVMVKNEKEEELGQTTALAGPDQFVMDESDGQLWTSVDPGGDTDPVCHPDFSFHSTEEYSQNISIFPSHSGLPSVPTMTDDVGPSLHSSIGKPHANMFSAAAHRKRHVRTLADETRQQMPEGQSSERLNSNNDGNSLALQPRQHQYRASEATVRLSECMTGSNMATTSTFSGYSLSHSSFNMVKRMRTQWRSGGTTERRFSCTFCGKSFQRFCQLKVHLRSHTGEKPYTCEQCGRSFTQQCNLIRHAVVHSGEKPFECKQCGKCFTQRSSMKSHQKTHIGESSVSQYVVPAYPGDPHTSLKRN; this comes from the exons ATGGCTAGCTGCAATTTTCAGGCGCAGTTGGTATCCGTTATGGAGGTATTAGCTAAAGCAGCTGTAGCAGAAATAAACAAACGTGTAGCTGATAGCTGTGCTGTTATACGTTTGGAAATGACCCAAAGCCAGCGAGATATTGATGTACTGAAAAGGAAGTGGCAAATGATGGAGAGCGAGTTGAAAAAGACGCGAGGACGAGTCCGAAGAAAAG TGTTTTATCCCATGGCATCAGAGAGATCTTCATATCCAGTCAAGATTGTTTTGAACAAGCAGAGTAGCTCACAGTGGAGAGACGAAGAGCTGGCTGTTGAAGAAGACTCTCAGCCACAG TCTACAGATGTGGAGCAGAGAGTGGAGACTGAACCCATACTGATCAAAGATGaggagacagcagaggacgtGTGGAAGACTGACCCTCAGGAAGGGCTCAGGATCACTGGAGAGG AGTCTGGTTCCAAGCCTGGGAAACCACCATCCTTTGAGCAACAGCACTGTGATGAGGACTTCATCACACAACCCAGCATGTCTCCCGAAGACTCAGTGGAACATTACCCCAAGTCTGATCGTCCAGAGGAACCAGGCACACCCCGGCTCGCTTCTACAGAGGTATTCCGCACAGAACAGCACCGGCCAGCCAAGGACGAGGACTCACTAGAGCTAGTGATGGTGAAGaatgagaaagaggaggagcTGGGTCAGACCACAGCCCTGGCAGGACCTGACCAGTTTGTCATGGATGAGTCTGATGGGCAGCTGTGGACCTCTGTGGATCCAGGCGGAGACACTGACCCTGTCTGCCACCCAGATTTTTCCTTTCATTCCACAGAAGAGTACTCTCAGAATATCTCAATTTTCCCATCTCATAGTGGGCTGCCATCTGTTCCTACTATGACAGATGATGTAGGGCCATCGCTTCACTCTTCTATAGGAAAACCACATGCTAACATGTTCAGTGCAGCAGCACACAGGAAAAGACATGTCAGGACATTGGCTGATGAGACTAGACAACAGATGCCAGAGGGACAGAGCAGTGAAAGGCTGAACTCAAATAATGATGGAAATAGTTTAGCTCTACAGCCAAGGCAGCATCAGTACAGGGCTTCAGAAGCAACAGTGAGATTGAGTGAGTGCATGACAGGGTCAAACATGGCCACCACCTCCACCTTCTCTGGATACAGCCTGAGTCACAGTAGTTTTAACATGGTGAAGAGAATGAGGACTCAGTGGAGGTCGGGCGGCACCACCGAGAGGCGTTTCAGCTGCACCTTTTGTGGGAAGAGCTTCCAGCGTTTCTGCCAGCTCAAAGTACACCTCCGGAGTCACACCGGAGAGAAACCGTACACCTGTGAACAGTGTGGCAGGAGTTTTACCCAGCAGTGCAACCTGATCAGACATGCTGTGGTCCACAGCGGGGAGAAGCCCTTCGAGTGCAAACAGTGTGGGAAATGCTTCACCCAGCGCTCTAGCATGAAGTCACATCAGAAAACTCACATAGGAGAGAGTTCAGTGTCTCAATACGTGGTACCCGCATACCCTGGGGATCCACACACAAGTTTAAAGCGCAACTGA